In the genome of Palaemon carinicauda isolate YSFRI2023 chromosome 15, ASM3689809v2, whole genome shotgun sequence, one region contains:
- the LOC137654156 gene encoding uncharacterized protein, translating to MSPRDDECYLSRQQHKVSHTKFYQNLGDSRVKQLHLIQCFQQKSDPHRNLEGILHTDDVHLLPTSLIRRIMSEGSDINVDRDVNHPHSPSSQELREMNEDCNILLRWPDYEMMPTRDDWAEVKSSTEALLEDLESGEPFPSSPSPNSDVASTSSSTVPYHVGGGRRQPPTSSQHQNGEDSAGRPKFQNNVFRIFDIPLNAVSYRCIINCVSSHRQLIIETIKTALNKFDRFSGNISLTLKIEISKMTDNGTHISNFFYLRTTPFIVTLGEEDEFINHTLENLPVMLEERMNAVEGSGWNIRKIAVMELFVSRRELGNIGHFTPYPAGVGGAKNIININSGYNCLITSLIALFIITAKPEIQLGPLHRDVRNKIGGDININFNPTAGISWESLKTLEKDNDINIYIYALKKIEKSNKVINKKHYTVHLARTGRNPSVTHFVPLLLINDVHIALIRNLLTFMKCLCSYLKYRGLSSSRER from the exons ATGTCTCCTCGTGACGATGAATGTTATCTTTCTCGTCAGCAACATAAGGTTTCGCATACGAAATTCTATCAAAACCTCGGCGACTCTCGCGTGAAGCAGTTGCATCTAATTCAGTGCTTCCAGCAAAAATCTGATCCTCATCGGAACCTAGAAGGAATCCTCCACACGGACGACGTtcacctcctcccaacttctctTATAAGAC GAATTATGAGTGAAGGCAGTGACATTAATGTGGATAGAGATGTCAACCACCCTCATAGCCCTTCGTCACAGGAACTAAGGGAGATGAATGAGGACTGCAATATTTTACTTCGATGGCCTGACTACGAAATGATGCCAACACGAGATGACTGGGCAGAAGTAAAGTCAAGCACTGAAGCTCTTCTGGAGGATCTTGAATCCGGTGAGCCTTTCCCCTCTTCCCCGTCTCCTAATAGTGATGTTGCCTCCACCTCTTCTTCTACTGTCCCCTACCATGTTGGTGGTGGTAGGCGACAGCCTCCTACTTCCTCGCAACATCAGAATGGTGAAGACTCTGCCGGACGTCCAAAGTTCCAGAACAACGTCTTCCGAATCTTCGACATACCCCTAAATGCGGTGAGTTATAGATGCATTATTAACTGTGTTTCGAGTCATAGACAATTAATTATAGAGACGATCAAGACGGCCTTAAATAAGTTTGACAGATTCTCGGGAAATATTTCCCTCACCTTGAAAATAGAGATAAGTAAAATGACTGACAACGGGACTCATATTTCTAACTTCTTTTACCTGCGAACAACACCTTTCATAGTCACCCTGGGGGAGGAGGATGAGTTCATTAATCACACTTTGGAAAATCTACCTGTCATGCTAGAGGAAAGAATGAATGCAGTTGAAGGATCCGGATGGAATATAAGGAAAATAGCAGTTATGGAGCTATTTGTCAGTCGTAGAGAATTGGGTAATATTGGTCACTTTACCCCATATCCTGCAGGTGTTGGAGGAGCCaagaatataatcaatattaatagcGGTTATAATTGCCTTATCACTTCCCTAATTGCACTTTTTATTATTACAGCCAAGCCCGAAATCCAGCTAGGGCCTTTGCATAGAGATGTTAGGAATAAAATAGGGGgtgatattaatattaactttaaccCAACAGCAGGTATATCCTGGGAAAGCTTAAAGACTCTTGAGAAAGATAATGACATTAACATCTACATCTATGCcttgaagaaaatagagaaatccaataaagtaattaataaaaaacatTACACCGTTCATTTAGCTAGGACAGGACGGAACCCATCAGTCACTCATTTTGTTCCTCTCCTACTAATAAATGATGTTCACATTGCCCTTATTAGAAACCTGCTCACTTTCATGAAGTGTCTATGCAGTTATCTcaagtatcgtggcttatcatcatcacgagaaagataa